The window CTTGACAGATGATGCTATATTATTTAGGAAATGATGGATTTATAACTAAGGTGTAAGGAGATCGGTGAATGGCTTTCACTATTCAAGAGTATCTAGATCTGGTACGGTTACTGGCGGAACATCCGGAGTGGCGTTCTGAATTACGACGCTTACTTTTGTCGGAGGATCTTCTGACTTTGCCGGAGATTGTCCGAGAACTGGCCGAAGCCCAGCGGCGTACCGAAGAGCAAGTGGCTGCTTTAGCCGAGGCCCAGCGACGTGCTGAAGAGCGTCTAGGTCGAGTGGAGGAGCGTCTCGATCGGGTTGAAGAACACCTGGTTGCTTTAGCCGAAGCCCAGCGACGTACCGAGGAACGCCTGGAGCGTTTACAGACTACTGTTGCGATCCTGGCCGAGCAGGTACGCGCTTTGGTTGAAGCCCAACAACGTACCGATGTAACTGTTGGTGGCCTCAAAGGTCGCATTTTAGAAATGACTTACCGTGACAAGGCTATGGCCTACTTTGGTCCGTTATTACGGCGACTCCGTGTGGTCCCACTTCAGACTTTAGAAGAAACCCTGGAAGCCCGACTATCATCCGAAGAGTTTAAGGATCTCCTGTCTCTGGACTTGTTGGTTAGCGGTCAACCTCGCTATCATCCTGAGATGCCGGAGGTATGGCTGGCAGTGGAGATATCTGCAGTAGTGGATCAGGAAGATTTAAACCGCGCTCGCCGTCGAGCCAATCTGCTGCGTCAAGCTGGCTATCGGGCTATCCCGGTAGTGGCCGGAGAGCGAGCAACCCTTGGAGCGGAAGATGAAGCACGCCTTCATAAGGTGGCGGTACTGCAAGATGGGCGGGTCTTCCTATGGGAGGAAGCCTTGCAGGCTTGGGCAACTCAGTAGAAAAAGGTCCTTGGAAAATAATAAATTATGCTTAAAGATGCTGCCTATTGGATAAAAAAACTTCAACTTTCGGAGCATCCGGAAGGGGGATACTATAAAGAGACCTATCGATCTCCTGAACTCATAGAAGGAGACTGTCTTCCTAAGAGATTTGGCGGGTCCCGTTGCTTCTCAACGGCAATTTATTTTCTACTTGAAGGGCCTCAATTTTCAGCCTTTCACCGGATAAAGTCCGATGAGGTATGGCACTTCTATACGGGTAGCCCCCTGACTCTTTATATTATCCATCCCAATGGAGAATTATCAGAGATCAAACTGGGGAGTAATTTTGAAGAGGGAGAGATGTTCCAGGCCGTGATTAAAGCAGGTTGTTGGTATGGAGCCCGGGTGAATGATCCTAATTCTTATTCTTTGGTAGGAGGTACTGTGGCCCCAGGTTTTGATTTCAGGGATTTTGAGCTGGCAGAAAGGAAAAAACTTATTGAACTGTATCCCCAACATCGTTCTATCATCGAAAAACTCACACATAATTGAAGTTAATAGAGTGTTAAAGAAAGGACGATAATTACCTTTGGCCTCTTTCCCGATTCCAGGCAATACGTTCTCGCCATTCCTTAACTTCCTGCAAGATCTTAGGATGATTTTCATACTTGGGAAGTTGCTCAAAGTACTCAAGGGCTTGTTCCAGATGACCTGTTTGGAAGGCCCGTTTACCCAGGAGTCGTAGCAGTTTTACCTTTGCAAAATCTAGTTCAGGTTCTTCTTTCAGAAATTTCTCGGCATGCTCTTGGGTGGCTTTATCGACAGAAGTCCCCGGATTTTCGAGGAAGCACCATGCCAGGAGATAATGGGCCGGAGTTGCCAAAGGATCTTCCTCCAGCGCCTGGCGATAGAGATTTTGGGAATTCTGACTACAGGGATCAGAGGCTTCAATTCCCTGGATTAGCAGGGTTCGTGTCCGTTTATGAGAGAGGACAGCCCGATAGAAGGCTATCTGCTGCTTCGCCCCACGAATGTCGTATTCCAGAGTATTCCAATCATCCAGGGCTTTTACAGCTTCCTCAAATCGGCCAGCTTGTAAATATAATCGCGCTCGCACTTCAAGTACCTCGTTGAGGAGATCTCCAGAAGAAGGAGAGGAAGCGTAGAGAACTTCAATTAAACCGATGGCTTCATCATATAAACCCTGGCGACGAAGCGTTTCTATTTCCCGTAATCGGAAATATCCCGAAGAATCTCCCTGTTGGGCTAATTCGGCAAACAGAATTCGAGCCTGAGTAAATTGCCCGGTTTTTAAAAGCTGTTCGGCTAAAGCCTTCTTCTTCAGGAGGGGGTCTTTTCTACCCAGTCGGGGGCAAGACTGATGATAGAAAGGAGGAAATCGAGAATCATCAAACCCATATCGAATTCGCTGTTCAACTTCTGGTCTTACCGGAATTCTTTCCAAAAACCGGAACCAATCCTGTCCCAGTTCTTGAAGAGATCTGCCAAAGGAACCTTCGTAATCCAATGTGCGACAAAATAGAAGCAACCGGTCCATCCCATATTGATAAACCAGAAATCCATAGAAGGATCCTGCAATATCATAGGACTTATAAACCGATGTTTGTCCTAATCCAAACCCTTGAACGGTCAGGACTTCAGGAGCAGGGGTTAGAACTCCGGCATGTCGAGCAGCAGCCAGTTCCTCATGGAAATCCTCTCCCCGCCAATAATCCTCCTCAATCATTTCTGCCAACCCTTCCACAAGAGGTGGAAATACCCAAAACCGCCAGGACTTCTCGATCTGCCCTTCAAAAATATGGGCAATTTCATGCTTCAGTTTAATTCCTAATCCGTCCGGTTCATAAACCACATGGATACTATTGGTAAAAGGATTCGCAAACCATGTTCCTCCCGCTATGGAAGTTAACCGATACTTTTGATCTTCAGAACTGTAAATATAAGAACTAATTTTTCCCTTAACCTCTTGACTTAAAAGTTGCTGGATCTGGTAATAATACCATTCATGTTCTTCGGCGAGTTGCTCCAATTTTTCCGATGCCGCAGATCTCGGTTCTACATGGAGGATAAAGTGCTTTGTTTCTTTTATCTCTGAAAGATGGCGCCGAATGGAGCCAGAACCTATTGCAAATCCCACCTTTTCTGGAAAGAACCCGACCACAACCAGCAAAATTCCTACCCCAACGACCCCGGTGGTCAGGAAGGACTGTTCTGTTTTTTCTGTGAGAAGTAATTTTTCTTGTATAAAGTTCGGTTTTAGAGTTGACGCAATCTGAGGGTGAGATTTAAAATTTGTTTTTGCTTTCGGACTGTGCCGGAGCAGAAGAAGAATAGCCAGTAGAACATACCAGAAACCAAGCAGAAGGCTGATCATTCGATGCCAGTAATAAGATGGCGCCAGTTGGGTTAAGAAATTTCGACCTTGGGCCCAGGAGACGTCTGCAACTCCAAGAATGAGGTTATGAGGGACAACCCGAGGTCCCAGTATCCCTTCTAAGAGGGATATCATGGCGGTCAGAAGGAAATAGGCTTTAAAGTATCCGCTGGCTCTTCTTCGATTAGGACAGAGGACACCTAAAAAGAACCCTACAAAAAGCCCGTGAAGGAGTGCCGGGAGTGTAACAAAACTGTAAATTCCTACAGCTGGAAGAAAATTGCAGTGACCAGTCCAGGAGTTATGGGTTCCATAAATCAGGAGCGGAAAAATCCAGGCTAAAAGGCCCACACCGAGATATCGCCGTAAATAATAATAGGAAGCTACGGTAGGACTTGCCAGAAATAAAAGTTTCCCGTTTTTCTGCCGAACAAGAAAAAAAGGATCTTCTCCACCGGTCTGGGCCAGTGTCTGCCCAACTTGTATTCCTCGACGTCCCATCATGAAAAAGAAAAGGATGGCAATCAGAGCGCTAGGTTCATAACCCAATACATTCAAGAGGGGAAATTGGAGGAACAGAAGAGGGATGAAAAGGAAAAGAAAAAATTCAGCAACAAATTTTTCTTTTAAATTCATGATCAGATTTCCTTAAATCGCCATGATCGTAACCTGTTGGCCCCGATAGGTAGTACGCTCAACCACGGACCATCCGAGGCGAGTATAAAAACTTTCCTTATCTGTAGTAAAAAGATACAGAGGTTGAATCCCCAGGATTCTGACTTCTTCAACAACCCGGTGAACAAGAGCCGAGCCGATTCCACATCTCCGGAATTCAGGAGCAACATAAACACTGGCCAGCCAGGGAGACAGGTTCATCCGGGTATCCATATCATGGGGAATTAAACTGGCAGATCCCAGTAAAGTTTCTCCCCGCAAAGCGATAAAGGTCGTTGGAATTTGCCCAGGACCCCCATGACTCTGAAGCCAGGCAATACGCCGTTCTACAGAGTCTCCGGGATTGAGATAGCTCCACTCCCTATAATGCCAGCGGGCAAGTATCGGAATGTATTCCGGACGGTTTACAAGATATTCGATTTGAAAAGGTTGAAGGGATTGACTCATCTTATTACCACCGATCCTAAATATCAGCCTTCAAGTAAGAAAAGGCCTGGGTGGCACATAATAAACACGGGCAGCGGGTACAGAAACCAATTCCATTTCCGGATAACGAAGCGCCGTGAGCTTACCTCCAAAAACGCATCCCGTATCGATATTAATAGTGCGGTTTATCCATTGAGGTTCTCGAACAGGTGTGTGGCCGTATACAACGAAGGCTTTGCCACGATAATGGGCGGCCCAATTATAGCGGACAGGTAAACCAAACTCATCGATTTCCCCAGTTGTTTCTCCATATAAGGCAAAATCGCGTACCCGGGGTGAACAACGTCCCTGCATTAATCTCTTCATTCCGGCATGGGCCACTACCAATCTACCTCCATCCAGGACGTAATGGCTGACCAGGTTATCAAGGAATAAGATAATTTGCTCCTTGAACTCCGGCGGTTCTAATTCTAACTGGGCCAACGATTCCGCCAACCCATGGGTGATTTGTACATTTCTTCCCTTAAGTTTACGTAGGAGTTTCATATCATGGTTTCCAAGTACACAGAGGGCCGTACCAAACTGGACCATGCTCATAACCAGACGAAGAACACCCGGTGTGTTGGGTCCCCGGTCAACCAGATCCCCCAGGAAGATCGCTTTTCGGCCCTCCGGATGGCTAACTAGATAATAGTCAGAATTTCGGGAATCGTCTGATCGGATCGTTATCTTATAACCCAGTTTCTCAAGGAGAATAACCAATTCATCGAAACATCCATGTACATCCCCGATAATGTCAAACGGTCCACGTTCATGTTTGAGATTACACCGGAGGGGTCGGCGTTCCACAACGGTCGCCTCTACTTCTTCCGGTGTAGAAAAAATATAAATATACCGGAAACCTTCCCGATGTAAACCTTCTAGGGAGAGTTGGAGCTGACGGTAATGTTGACTGATAACTTGAGGAGTGAGGTTGCGGTCAGGGCGCTGTCGAGCTCTTTCCTGGCATAGTTCTTCTGGAAGGTTGAAAACAATGGCAACCGGTATGTAATGATATCTATAAGCCAGATTTAGAAGCGGCCTGCGAGACCTTTCTTGAACATTGGTTGCATCGATAACCGTCAATCTCCCTCTGATAAGCCTCTTTTCTGCAATAAGGTGAAGGACTTCAAAAGCATCTCGGGTGGCAGCCTGGTTATTTTCATCATCGGAAACCAATGCCCGGCAAAAATCGGATGATAGGACTTCTGTGGCTTTAAAATGCTTTCGGGCAAAAGTAGATTTGCCGGAGCTTGAAGGCCCTATGAGAACGACCAAAGATAATTCTGGGATTATTAATTTCACGGTCCGCTACGACTTTAAATTAAACAAGCATTAATTTCCCCGTAACTCAGGCACTTTCTCCATCTTGGAGAGCATCCTTCCGGATCCTTTTTCACGTATTAATGCCTATTTCCTTTTATTTTATACGTTTTATAACGATAAGAATATTTACCTGCTTAACTTTTGTCAAGCTTGGGATAAGGTTTCCTGATCCGGAATTACTTTCCTTCTACGGACGAGAAGGGAACCTTTTATCACTCTTTACGTCTTTTTATGCAGAGAATATAAAGCTTAAAAGGAGGGATTAAACATTATGAAAAAATTAGCGGTTTTTTTAGCCTCTATGATGATGATTCTAAGCCTCAGTACCCCTTCCATGGCTGGTACCCCCTATGTTAACGCACGCTTGTTGGGGCAGCATTGGCGGATTCATAGAGGACTCATGAGTGGTCAATTATCCCCTGTGGAAACCAACTGGCTGAGAGGGGAACAACGAGCAACTCGATCCTATGAGATCATAGCAAAATCCGATGGTCGAGTAACAATGTCCGAGCGTGCGCACCTGGCTTATATGCAGAGGGTAAACAGCCGGGATATTTACAGAATGAGACATAACTAAATCCCCTTAACCGAAGGATTATTTCTACCTGGAGGGCTAAACCCCCGAAGTTTTCCGAATCTCAAGGGATTGTCGGTTGAGATCGCTTCAAATATCCCTGGAAAGGGAAAGGTATATCCTTTCCCTTTTTGTTTTTGTAAAGGATTTCCTTCCAAAGCGGACGAAAAGACCTCTTTTCTTTCACTTTTCAGTTGAAATCTGTTTGAATTTCCTCTATGCTTAAAGAAAGGAGAATATGTTTAGCTATCTATCCAGGAGGTTTAATTGAATTCCATAAACAGTAACCATCGGATTCTTCTTCTCTTACCTACCCGAACTTACCGGGCAGGGGCTTTCCTTAAAGCGGCCCGACAATTGGGCATCGAGGTTGTGGTTGGTTCTAATCAGGCGCAGACATTGTCCAGGTATCTGCCTGCGAGGTCACTAACCCTTAATTTTCATAAACCTGAGCAGGCAACCCAGAAAATCGTTGAGTTTGCCAGGAAATATCCCTTCGATGCCGTCGTAGGAGTCGACGATGATTCAGTTCTGCTGGCAGCCATGGCCTCTGCAGCGTTATCCTTACCCCATAATTCCATTGAATCCGTTATAGCGACCCGAAACAAGTATCGAATGCGGGAAATTCTGACCAGGGCCGGAGTTCCTTCACCGGATTTTTGGCTTTTCTCCCTGGAGGATCCTCCTACCGATCTGGCTAAAAAAGTCACCTTCCCCTGTGTGGTCAAACCCGTGTCTCTGTCGGCCAGTCAAGGGGTTATCCGGGCAGATGATGAAAAGCAATTCGTCCAGGCATTCTACCGGCTGGCTTCTATCCTGGAAAACCCGGAAGTTCGAGATCGCCTGGGTACCGCAGCACGGCAAGTCCTGGTCGAAGGTTTTATTTCCGGACCGGAATTTGCTTTAGAAGGGCTCCTCATTCAAGGAAAGCTTAAAGTATTGGCCCTTTTCGACAAACCGGATCCCCTGGAAGGCCCGTTCTTCGAGGAAACCCTCTATATCACTCCTTCTCGATTCCCTACCTCCATTCAAGAAGCCATCGCTGCCTGCACAGCTCAGGCTGCAGAAGCACTTGGATTGAAGGAAGGACCTGTGCATGCGGAGCTTCGGTATAACCATCGAGGACCCTGGATAATCGAAATTGCGGCCCGATCCATTGGAGGACTCTGTTCCCGAACACTCCGTTTTGGAACCGGCCTCTCTCTGGAAGAACTCATCCTCCGCCATGCTGTAGGACTCGAAATTGAATCCTTCGACCGTGAAAAACCTGCAGCCGGGGTAATGATGTTACCCATTCCCCATGCGGGAATTCTACAGGCTGTACACGGAAAAGAACGCGCCGCTCAAGTGGAAGGTATTGAGGAAATCGTTATCAGCATTCCTTTGGAACAGGAAGTTCAGCCGCTACCCGAAGGCTCTAAGTACCTGGGTTTTATCTTTGCCCGGGGTGAATCCCCCGCCTTTGTGGAAGAAGCCCTACGAGAAGCTTACCGACGACTTGAGATTGTAATCATACCGCAAAAATATTGAGCCGGGAGAAGTTGGATAAAACCTCTCCCAGCCGGTTTACCTGCTTTAAGCTCCTCATGTTTATAGAATTTTAAATTCTTAACAGATGGACTTTTTCGGTAAAAGGTGATATCCTATTATCTGTAGGGGTTATACCCATTTCGGTTGAATAGGTTGTAGATTACCCATGGAGTGGTTTCTATCCTTCTATCCCCTCTAAATTTAAGTCTTTTGTTAAACTGGCATATTGATAGGTCCATTTTTCTGGATAAAATGATATGATCAACTCAATGATGATTTAACCGTGCAATTGACTTTTCAAACTACGCTGACGGCCCTTCTACTGGTCTTACTGATCCCTACGGTATCGGTAGTAGGCTTTTTCTCCTACTTTAATACGCGATTCACCGCAGATGACCTCTCTTCGCAAATCCTCGATCAAACCTTTAAGTTAATCGACCATCAAATTGAGACCTTACTGGATGCCGCATCCAGACAGAGTCAGATGGATCTGGTCATCCTCAGCAAGAAATTGCTGACTACCAACAATAAGAGGCTTACGGCAAGCGATTTTGGGTGGATCACCGACTACTTCCATGAGATGATGAAAATCCACAAACATCTGACCTTCCTCTCCCTGGGTTTAGAAGCTACCGGAGAGTACTGCCATGTGAGGCGTATGCCTAAAGATTGGATGCCTTCTCGGGCACTCACTGGCAGCAAAGAAGAGGAGATGGTGAAGTTCCAGCCCAGGTTGACCATTCAATATGCTATTCGAGATCCGTCAGGAAAGATCGTAAGGAGTGAGTTTTATCTTACCGAAGACGGCTCGCGAGAACTTTATTTGGTGGATCCTGATTTTTCCTACGATCCAAGGACGCGACCCTACTACCGGACAGCCCAGACTGCAGGGACTCCGATCTGGACTCAGGTCTATATTTTTAATGCCCCCCCGGAACCGGGTATTCCCGGCATTACTTACGCTACGCCGGTCCGGGGATCGGATGGTTCATTGATAGGGGTATTGACCGCTGATCTGGATATTTACAACCTGAGTGAATTCCTCCAAACTCTCAAAATCGGCCAGACCGGTTTTGCTTTTGTTGTTGAAGTTCGTCCTAAAGGCAATCTGGAGGAAGAACAAAGGCAGGTGATTGCCTATCGTGATCCAAAGAACTTTATAAGGATTGTTCAACGAGGGAGCCAGCAGGTGCATGAGTTGGTTCCAGGCAAAGAACTCTCCGATCCACTCCTGCGTTCGTTTATGCAAAACCTTCCACCGACAATCGATTTCGACAAAATAAAATATCCTGTACCCCTGAGGTTTATCCAGGGTGGGGTGGAATATATGGGGGGTTATCGTCCCTTAGGAGGCAAACACGGCTTAAAGTGGCTGATCTGTATCGTAGTTCCCAAGATAGACTTTATGGGACATGCTGATAGAAACAACCTGATTACTGCGAGTATCGGCCTGGTCAGCCTGGTGATTGCAACTCTTCTCAGTATCTTGCTGTCTATGAGGATCTCCCGGCCACTGAAACAATTGGCCAGAGAAACAGAGGCGATCGGTCAGTTCTACCTTCAGCCCAAGCCCATAGTACGTACCATTGTGAAAGAGGTGGACCGTCTTACCCTGGCAGTAGAAGAAATGAAGACCAGCCTGAGATCTTTTCAGAAGTATGTCCCTGCAGATTTGGTACGTTCTTTGGTGGCTTCAGGACAGGAAGCCCGATTGGGAGGGGAACTCAAAACCCTTACCATTTACTTCTCGGATATCGCCAATTTCACATCTATTTCAGAGAAACTTCCCCCCAACGTATTGGTAGAACTCCTCGGAGAATATCTCAGTGCAATGAGTGAACAAATCCTCGAGAGTGGTGGCACGGTGGATAAATACATGGGGGATGGAATTTTAGCCTTTTGGGGTGCACCCTACCCAAATCCTCAACATGCCCTCACGGCCTGTATAACCGCCCTCCGCAGTCAAGAAAAACTTAAAGCACTGCGTGAGAAGTGGAAAGCCGAAGCCAAGCCACTCCTCTTTTCCAGGATTGGCCTGAACACGGGAGAGTTGATAGTTGGCAACATCGGGGGGGAATCGAGATTAAATTATACGGTCATTGGGGACCCGGTGAATTTGGCCAGCCGCCTGGAAAATCTGAATAAATATTATAACACAGCGATTCTAATTAGTGAAAGTACCTATCTCCTTGTAAACCAGGAGGTTGTGGCCAGGCCTCTGGATTGGGTATCCGTCAAGGGGAAGACAGAAGGGATTTTGATCTATGAATTGCTGGGACTCAAGGGAGAAGTAAGCCAGAAAGAAGAACGGTTGGTTGAGCTTTACTCTGCAGCGCTTACCGTATACCAAACTCATCACTGGAGCCAGGCTATCGAATTTTTTCAAAGGGTTATGGAGTTATATCCCAAAGATCTTCCAACTCAGTTAATGATTAAGCGTTGCAAGAACTACCAGCAGAATCCCCCTCTAGAGGATTGGGATGGTATCTGGCGGATGCAGAGCAAATAGTATTTGTTGCAAAAACGGCTACCTGATCCACATTGATGAAGAAGTAGATAACTAAACCAGAGCAAACTGCTCTTCCGTAGGCTCGGCTCAGCAATACCAGGGTTCGCTTAAGTAAGGAACGCTGGTGGAAGGGTGTAGATCCAAAGGTTCTCTTGCCGATTCGGGTTGATTTAAAGCCCTACGGACACAAGACCGAATAGCATCAAAAATCTCCCGTCGGGTTGATTTCTTCATAATACCCTTACGGACGAGTTTAGTTACTTCCTGGTACAACTGTTCAACCCGGGGATCACGATGGGTCCAGCGATAGCTTAACCGCTCTACCTCAAAGGGACCTATCAAGGCCCTGACCTCAGGGAGTTCCAGAAGCTTTGAGCCTTCAGGAATCAATAAGCGAATGGCTAACTGGATAGGAGCTACGTGGTCTATCAAATTCAAGTCATCTAGTAAGGTAAGTAACTCCAGATAACCTTCCAGGGTCGTCCACGGGGTGAAGGTCACAAAGGTTGGATTAAGGGTTAAATCGTGCTCCTGAAACAACTGCACGACCTTTATGAAATCTTCTCGAGTATGGCCTTTGTTCAGGATCGCCAGCACATGATTATCGATGGATTCTACAGCTGTTGTTACAATAGCACAGCCGGTTTCACGCAGGACAGGCAGATAAGAAGCATATTTCAGCAGATGCTCCACTTTGATGGTTACGTCGTAGGAAAGATGGGGATATTCCCGATGAAGCGCCTGAACCAGGGGAATGGTATGACCGATACCGTTGAAAAAATCCGGGTCGCCAAAGGTGATATGCTGAGCACCGGCTTCTACTTGCTGACGAATGTCCTGTAAGACGACCTCTTGTTGTACAATCCGAAATTTCCCTTGATAAACAGGTACAATAGGGCAATGGCGGCAGAAATGTTTGCAACCTCGACTGGCTTCTACATAACCTACTTTTCGGAAGGTTCCTTTCCCAGTATAGAACCGTGCATAATTGGATAGATCTGGAAGATCCCGCCGATCTGGAACCAGAAATTGCTGACGATTTCTTGAGATAACAGGCTCGACCTGCTTTGAAGGTCGAGGGACCTGAGTTGGGAGACCTCCGGCTTCTGAATACGCCTTTTCGATCTCCCTATAAAACCGTTTACAGAACTGTACCAGACCCTCTTCAAATTCCCCTCCAAGAATCACCTCTACACCCAATTCACGTAAATACCTTTCGTTCAAGGGAGCATATAACCCATAAAAACAGATGGATACTGTCGGGTTAAGTGCTTTGATCTTAGCAATGAGTGGAATGGCCAGGCGTGTGGCAGTATGCATTGGAACGTAAAGTGCTACCACATCTGCCGTCTTAAGGGTCTCTTCGGACAATTCTTCAACGGCCAGATCCAGGCAGACCACCTCAAATCCCTCACGTCGTAACCATGCAGCCGGTGAGGCAAGACCAAAGGGTTGACGACCCAACTCATAAGTTGAGATCAAAACAATTTGCACCTGCTACCCTGCTGATTGTCGTAACAC is drawn from Candidatus Limnocylindrales bacterium and contains these coding sequences:
- a CDS encoding cupin domain-containing protein gives rise to the protein MLKDAAYWIKKLQLSEHPEGGYYKETYRSPELIEGDCLPKRFGGSRCFSTAIYFLLEGPQFSAFHRIKSDEVWHFYTGSPLTLYIIHPNGELSEIKLGSNFEEGEMFQAVIKAGCWYGARVNDPNSYSLVGGTVAPGFDFRDFELAERKKLIELYPQHRSIIEKLTHN
- a CDS encoding CUAEP/CCAEP-tail radical SAM protein — its product is MQIVLISTYELGRQPFGLASPAAWLRREGFEVVCLDLAVEELSEETLKTADVVALYVPMHTATRLAIPLIAKIKALNPTVSICFYGLYAPLNERYLRELGVEVILGGEFEEGLVQFCKRFYREIEKAYSEAGGLPTQVPRPSKQVEPVISRNRQQFLVPDRRDLPDLSNYARFYTGKGTFRKVGYVEASRGCKHFCRHCPIVPVYQGKFRIVQQEVVLQDIRQQVEAGAQHITFGDPDFFNGIGHTIPLVQALHREYPHLSYDVTIKVEHLLKYASYLPVLRETGCAIVTTAVESIDNHVLAILNKGHTREDFIKVVQLFQEHDLTLNPTFVTFTPWTTLEGYLELLTLLDDLNLIDHVAPIQLAIRLLIPEGSKLLELPEVRALIGPFEVERLSYRWTHRDPRVEQLYQEVTKLVRKGIMKKSTRREIFDAIRSCVRRALNQPESAREPLDLHPSTSVPYLSEPWYC
- a CDS encoding AAA family ATPase; the encoded protein is MKLIIPELSLVVLIGPSSSGKSTFARKHFKATEVLSSDFCRALVSDDENNQAATRDAFEVLHLIAEKRLIRGRLTVIDATNVQERSRRPLLNLAYRYHYIPVAIVFNLPEELCQERARQRPDRNLTPQVISQHYRQLQLSLEGLHREGFRYIYIFSTPEEVEATVVERRPLRCNLKHERGPFDIIGDVHGCFDELVILLEKLGYKITIRSDDSRNSDYYLVSHPEGRKAIFLGDLVDRGPNTPGVLRLVMSMVQFGTALCVLGNHDMKLLRKLKGRNVQITHGLAESLAQLELEPPEFKEQIILFLDNLVSHYVLDGGRLVVAHAGMKRLMQGRCSPRVRDFALYGETTGEIDEFGLPVRYNWAAHYRGKAFVVYGHTPVREPQWINRTINIDTGCVFGGKLTALRYPEMELVSVPAARVYYVPPRPFLT
- a CDS encoding adenylate/guanylate cyclase domain-containing protein, whose translation is MQLTFQTTLTALLLVLLIPTVSVVGFFSYFNTRFTADDLSSQILDQTFKLIDHQIETLLDAASRQSQMDLVILSKKLLTTNNKRLTASDFGWITDYFHEMMKIHKHLTFLSLGLEATGEYCHVRRMPKDWMPSRALTGSKEEEMVKFQPRLTIQYAIRDPSGKIVRSEFYLTEDGSRELYLVDPDFSYDPRTRPYYRTAQTAGTPIWTQVYIFNAPPEPGIPGITYATPVRGSDGSLIGVLTADLDIYNLSEFLQTLKIGQTGFAFVVEVRPKGNLEEEQRQVIAYRDPKNFIRIVQRGSQQVHELVPGKELSDPLLRSFMQNLPPTIDFDKIKYPVPLRFIQGGVEYMGGYRPLGGKHGLKWLICIVVPKIDFMGHADRNNLITASIGLVSLVIATLLSILLSMRISRPLKQLARETEAIGQFYLQPKPIVRTIVKEVDRLTLAVEEMKTSLRSFQKYVPADLVRSLVASGQEARLGGELKTLTIYFSDIANFTSISEKLPPNVLVELLGEYLSAMSEQILESGGTVDKYMGDGILAFWGAPYPNPQHALTACITALRSQEKLKALREKWKAEAKPLLFSRIGLNTGELIVGNIGGESRLNYTVIGDPVNLASRLENLNKYYNTAILISESTYLLVNQEVVARPLDWVSVKGKTEGILIYELLGLKGEVSQKEERLVELYSAALTVYQTHHWSQAIEFFQRVMELYPKDLPTQLMIKRCKNYQQNPPLEDWDGIWRMQSK
- a CDS encoding GNAT family N-acetyltransferase yields the protein MSQSLQPFQIEYLVNRPEYIPILARWHYREWSYLNPGDSVERRIAWLQSHGGPGQIPTTFIALRGETLLGSASLIPHDMDTRMNLSPWLASVYVAPEFRRCGIGSALVHRVVEEVRILGIQPLYLFTTDKESFYTRLGWSVVERTTYRGQQVTIMAI
- a CDS encoding ATP-grasp domain-containing protein gives rise to the protein MNSINSNHRILLLLPTRTYRAGAFLKAARQLGIEVVVGSNQAQTLSRYLPARSLTLNFHKPEQATQKIVEFARKYPFDAVVGVDDDSVLLAAMASAALSLPHNSIESVIATRNKYRMREILTRAGVPSPDFWLFSLEDPPTDLAKKVTFPCVVKPVSLSASQGVIRADDEKQFVQAFYRLASILENPEVRDRLGTAARQVLVEGFISGPEFALEGLLIQGKLKVLALFDKPDPLEGPFFEETLYITPSRFPTSIQEAIAACTAQAAEALGLKEGPVHAELRYNHRGPWIIEIAARSIGGLCSRTLRFGTGLSLEELILRHAVGLEIESFDREKPAAGVMMLPIPHAGILQAVHGKERAAQVEGIEEIVISIPLEQEVQPLPEGSKYLGFIFARGESPAFVEEALREAYRRLEIVIIPQKY
- a CDS encoding tetratricopeptide repeat protein; the encoded protein is MNLKEKFVAEFFLFLFIPLLFLQFPLLNVLGYEPSALIAILFFFMMGRRGIQVGQTLAQTGGEDPFFLVRQKNGKLLFLASPTVASYYYLRRYLGVGLLAWIFPLLIYGTHNSWTGHCNFLPAVGIYSFVTLPALLHGLFVGFFLGVLCPNRRRASGYFKAYFLLTAMISLLEGILGPRVVPHNLILGVADVSWAQGRNFLTQLAPSYYWHRMISLLLGFWYVLLAILLLLRHSPKAKTNFKSHPQIASTLKPNFIQEKLLLTEKTEQSFLTTGVVGVGILLVVVGFFPEKVGFAIGSGSIRRHLSEIKETKHFILHVEPRSAASEKLEQLAEEHEWYYYQIQQLLSQEVKGKISSYIYSSEDQKYRLTSIAGGTWFANPFTNSIHVVYEPDGLGIKLKHEIAHIFEGQIEKSWRFWVFPPLVEGLAEMIEEDYWRGEDFHEELAAARHAGVLTPAPEVLTVQGFGLGQTSVYKSYDIAGSFYGFLVYQYGMDRLLLFCRTLDYEGSFGRSLQELGQDWFRFLERIPVRPEVEQRIRYGFDDSRFPPFYHQSCPRLGRKDPLLKKKALAEQLLKTGQFTQARILFAELAQQGDSSGYFRLREIETLRRQGLYDEAIGLIEVLYASSPSSGDLLNEVLEVRARLYLQAGRFEEAVKALDDWNTLEYDIRGAKQQIAFYRAVLSHKRTRTLLIQGIEASDPCSQNSQNLYRQALEEDPLATPAHYLLAWCFLENPGTSVDKATQEHAEKFLKEEPELDFAKVKLLRLLGKRAFQTGHLEQALEYFEQLPKYENHPKILQEVKEWRERIAWNRERGQR